One window from the genome of Garra rufa chromosome 1, GarRuf1.0, whole genome shotgun sequence encodes:
- the fgf21 gene encoding fibroblast growth factor 21: MLFTCFFIFFALFPPLRWCMYVPVQNVLLPFSTQVRECLLYTDNRKHGLFLEMKSDGSVRGSPVQKRNCVLNLRSVKAGETVIQSSATSLFLCVDDEDNLKGQSHYSEADCIFQELLLADGYSFFLSPHTKLPVSLLSKQSGQKHGAPLSRFLPVMNTQLAVAGKGEDSQIQEVKQYITDINLDSDDPLGIGHQSHIQTVFSPSLHTKK; encoded by the exons ATGCTTTTTAcctgtttcttcatttttttcGCTCTCTTTCCTCCACTTCGTTGGTGTATGTATGTTCCTGTACAGAATGTGCTTCTGCCGTTCAGCACGCAAGTCAGGGAATGTCTACTCTACACAG ATAACAGAAAGCATGGGTTGTTTCTTGAAATGAAGTCTGATGGCTCCGTCAGAGGGTCTCCGGTGCAGAAGCGCAACT GTGTGCTGAACCTGCGTTCAGTGAAAGCAGGGGAGACGGTCATCCAGAGTTCGGCTacatctctctttctctgtgtggATGATGAGGACAACTTGAAAGGACAG tcacattaCTCTGAAGCAGACTGCATCTTTCAGGAATTGCTGCTGGCGGACGGATATTCTTTCTTCCTTTCTCCACACACCAAGCTTCCTGTGTCGCTCCTCTCAAAGCAGTCTGGGCAGAAACACGGTGCCCCACTTTCACGGTTCCTCCCCGTTATGAATACTCAGTTGGCAGTGGCAGGGAAAGGAGAGGACAGCCAGATACAGGAGGTGAAACAGTATATTACGGACATAAACCTGGACTCCGACGACCCGCTAGGAATAGGACATCAGTCACATATACAGACTGTCTTCAGTCCCAGTCTGCATACTAAGAAATGA
- the kcna7 gene encoding potassium voltage-gated channel subfamily A member 7: protein MDKGGGGGLDTGTEDTKQVEEEISESDKKLKDQRNKAEKGDKEKGERKRENRRSGSMWRGGWALSERLAINVSGMRYETQIRTLAQFPDSLLGDPQRRLRYFDPLRNEIFLDRNRFCFDAILYFYQSGGRLRRPANVPLDVFMDELRFYELGEEIMARFKEDEGFPKEEPRPLPDNEIQRKLWMLFEHPESSGGARIIAIISVMVIVVSILIFCLETLPDFRVEKELREQMAYQAFLSGNNTSQMPMSSPFQDPFFLVETMCICWFSFELIMRFTCSPSKMSFFKDVMNIIDFFAIIPYFVTLGTELAKSKGATPSMSLAIIRVIRLVRVFRIFKLSRHSKGLQILGQTLKASLRELALLIFFLFIGVILFSSAAYFAEVDSPETAFTSIPEAFWWAVVSMTTVGYGDMYPVTVGGKLVGSMCAIAGVLTISLPVPVIVSNFSYFYHRETECLDNQEYTHVSTSLWEEEEGGEEGEDGEEGPGEQGDRVPLEGGTAYRGICAPLNGTLLAGLCAGQTGVQNAGSVYPLVTQV from the exons ATGGacaaaggaggaggaggaggattggACACGGGAACGGAGGATACAAAACAAGTAGAGGAAGAGATCAGCGAAAGTGACAAGAAGCTCAAGGACCAGCGCAACAAGGCGGAAAAGGGTGACAAAGAGAAGggtgagaggaagagagagaaccGACGATCTGGTTCAATGTGGAGAGGAGGCTGGGCGCTGTCTGAACGACTGGCCATCAATGTGTCAGGCATGCGCTACGAGACACAGATTCGAACCCTGGCCCAGTTCCCTGACTCTCTACTCGGAGACCCTCAGAGGCGTCTGCGCTACTTTGACCCACTCCGCAACGAGATCTTCCTGGACCGCAATCGATTCTGCTTTGACGCCATCCTTTACTTCTATCAGTCCGGAGGGCGGTTACGGCGGCCTGCCAATGTGCCTCTGGACGTCTTCATGGATGAACTGCGCTTTTATGAGCTGGGAGAGGAAATCATGGCTCGCTTCAAAGAGGATGAGGGCTTCCCCAAGGAGGAGCCTCGGCCCCTGCCAGACAATGAGATCCAGCGGAAGCTGTGGATGCTCTTTGAACACCCCGAGTCCTCTGGAGGCGCCCGTATCATCGCCATTATCAGTGTGATGGTGATTGTGGTCTCCATCCTCATCTTCTGTTTGGAGACGCTTCCTGACTTCAGAGTAGAGAAGGAGCTGAGAGAG CAAATGGCATACCAGGCTTTCCTATCCGGAAACAATACCTCACAAATGCCTATGTCCTCTCCCTTCCAAGATCCATTCTTCCTGGTGGAGACCATGTGCATCTGCTGGTTCTCGTTTGAGCTAATAATGCGTTTCACCTGCTCTCCCAGTAAGATGTCCTTCTTCAAGGATGTGATGAACATCATAGACTTCTTCGCCATTATTCCCTACTTCGTCACGCTCGGCACAGAGCTGGCCAAGTCTAAAGGAGCAACACCTTCCATGTCCCTGGCAATCATAAGGGTCATCCGTCTGGTCAGAGTTTTCCGTATCTTCAAGCTGTCTCGTCACTCCAAAGGCCTTCAGATCCTGGGCCAGACGCTGAAGGCCAGCTTGAGAGAGCTGGCATTGCTTATCTTCTTCCTCTTCATCGGAGTCATCCTGTTCTCTTCGGCCGCGTACTTTGCCGAGGTGGACAGCCCGGAAACGGCGTTCACAAGCATCCCAGAAGCTTTCTGGTGGGCTGTGGTTTCAATGACGACAGTGGGGTACGGAGACATGTACCCGGTGACGGTGGGCGGGAAGCTGGTGGGCTCCATGTGCGCCATCGCCGGCGTGCTCACCATCTCGCTTCCCGTTCCCGTCATCGTTTCCAACTTCAGCTACTTCTACCATCGCGAAACGGAGTGTCTGGACAACCAGGAATACACACATGTTAGCACCTCCCTTTGGGAGGAGGAAGAAGGTGGGGAAGAAGGAGAAGATGGTGAGGAAGGGCCTGGGGAACAGGGAGACCGCGTTCCTCTGGAAGGAGGCACGGCCTATAGGGGGATCTGCGCCCCTCTTAATGGGACTCTCCTGGCTGGGCTTTGTGCGGGACAGACTGGAGTGCAAAATGCAGGCAGCGTTTACCCGCTGGTCACCCAAGTCTGA